The following are from one region of the Phormidium sp. PBR-2020 genome:
- a CDS encoding ferredoxin--nitrite reductase: MTPSASAPTKLNKFEKYKVEKDGLAVKEELKEFARLGWEALDETDLVHRLKWLGIFFRPVTPGQFMLRLRIANGILNSEQLRVLASIVQRYGDDGSADITTRQNLQLRGIRFEDFPDILHQLQQTGLTSVQSGMDNVRNITGSPVAGIDGAEFIDTIPLCQTIQDAITNHGQGNPDYTNLPRKFNIAVAGGPDNSVHAEINDIAYVPAFKDGNFGFNVLVGGFFSAKRCEAAIPLNAWVTAEQLADLSCAILRVFRDHGPRANRQKSRLMWLIDDWGLEKFRAAVEAELGQSLPDAAPKDEIAWEKRDHIGIHPQKQAGLHYAGLHVPVGRLNAEQMFEIARLAQVYGNSELRLTVEQNIILTGIESAKLAAFQQEPLLQTFSLSPAPLVRELVSCTGARFCNFALVETKQRALALAQELTEELSLSQPVRIHWTGCPNSCGQPQVADIGLMGTKTRKDGKTVEAVDVYMGGKVGKDAQLGERVIKSIPCEDLKPVLRDLLLEKFGATPRT, encoded by the coding sequence ATGACACCCTCCGCATCCGCCCCAACAAAACTCAATAAATTCGAGAAATACAAAGTCGAAAAAGATGGCTTAGCCGTCAAAGAGGAACTCAAAGAGTTCGCTCGTCTAGGTTGGGAAGCCCTAGACGAAACCGACCTCGTTCATCGTCTGAAGTGGTTAGGCATCTTCTTCCGACCCGTTACCCCCGGTCAATTCATGCTGCGTTTACGGATTGCCAACGGCATTCTCAACAGCGAGCAACTGCGAGTCCTCGCCAGCATTGTCCAACGCTATGGAGACGACGGCAGCGCCGACATTACCACCCGGCAAAACCTGCAACTGCGGGGGATTCGCTTCGAGGACTTCCCCGACATCCTGCACCAACTCCAGCAGACGGGTCTGACCAGCGTCCAATCCGGCATGGACAACGTCCGTAACATCACCGGCTCCCCCGTCGCTGGCATTGATGGCGCCGAATTTATCGACACCATCCCCCTCTGTCAAACCATCCAGGATGCCATCACCAACCACGGTCAAGGCAACCCCGACTATACCAACCTGCCCCGTAAATTCAACATTGCCGTCGCCGGAGGTCCCGATAACTCCGTCCATGCCGAAATTAACGACATCGCCTACGTTCCCGCCTTCAAAGACGGCAACTTTGGCTTCAACGTCCTCGTTGGGGGCTTCTTCTCCGCCAAACGTTGCGAAGCCGCCATCCCCCTCAATGCCTGGGTCACCGCCGAGCAACTCGCCGACCTCAGTTGTGCCATTCTGCGGGTCTTCCGTGACCATGGCCCCCGAGCCAACCGGCAAAAATCCCGGCTGATGTGGCTCATCGACGACTGGGGTCTCGAAAAATTCCGGGCCGCCGTCGAAGCCGAACTCGGTCAATCCCTCCCCGACGCCGCACCCAAAGACGAAATCGCCTGGGAGAAACGGGATCACATCGGCATCCATCCCCAAAAACAAGCCGGACTCCACTACGCCGGCCTTCATGTTCCCGTCGGTCGTCTCAACGCCGAACAGATGTTTGAAATCGCCCGCCTGGCCCAAGTCTATGGCAACAGCGAGCTTCGTCTAACCGTCGAACAGAACATCATCCTCACCGGCATTGAAAGCGCCAAACTCGCCGCCTTCCAACAAGAACCCCTCCTTCAGACCTTCTCCCTCTCCCCAGCCCCCCTCGTGCGGGAACTGGTCTCCTGCACCGGCGCGCGTTTCTGTAACTTTGCCCTTGTCGAAACCAAACAACGGGCCCTGGCCCTGGCCCAAGAACTGACCGAGGAACTCAGCCTCTCCCAACCCGTGCGCATTCACTGGACCGGATGTCCCAACTCCTGCGGACAGCCGCAAGTAGCAGACATTGGCTTGATGGGAACCAAAACCCGTAAAGATGGCAAAACCGTCGAAGCCGTGGACGTTTATATGGGAGGAAAAGTCGGCAAAGATGCCCAACTCGGGGAACGAGTCATTAAATCCATTCCCTGCGAGGATCTCAAACCCGTTTTACGAGACCTACTCCTGGAAAAATTTGGTGCCACCCCACGGACTTAA
- a CDS encoding nitrate reductase, with amino-acid sequence MTTPTKTLCPYCGVGCGLEVQPPALPGKTTNRDETGTPTWRVRGDRQHPSSRGRVCVKGATVAESLDKNRLKYPMMRDSLDEPFRRVSWDDALDRIVNRIRQIRVAYGSQGICMYGSGQFQTEDYYIAQKLMKGCLGTNNFDANSRLCMSSAVAGYIQSFGSDGPPCCYDDLEKTDCAFLIGTNAAECHPIAFNRLRDYHKKNRKVKLVVVDPRETPTAKAADLHLAIRPGTDIDLLHGIGHLLLRWQAFDSLFIEDCTRGFPEYTQTLQSYPPELVARRCNIRLDELELAARYWAENERVLSLWSMGLNQSSEGTAKVRSLINLHLITGSIGKPGAGPFSLTGQPNAMGGREAGGLSHLLPGYRVVKNPQHRAEVERHWQLPPGQIDATPGLSAWDMMLGLEAGQVQLLWVAATNPAVSMPDIERTKAALRRSPFTIYQDAYYPTETAEYAHVLLPAAQWGEKTGTMTNSERVVTLCPKFRDAPGEARPDWEIFAEVGRRLGFESQFQFADSAAVHREFVALTKSRVCDMTGVSYELLQERTVQWPQPEGAEDVPETRYSKRLYEDLRFPTDDGRARFCATHTRGLAEAPDPDYPFVLTTGRVYEHWHTQTRTGRIPKITKKHPHPFIEIHPRDAKKLEILDGMWVMIRSRRGEGKFKAQVTKAIAPGTLFIPMHWGFLWAENSQANALTHPEACPDSLQPELKACAVQLQPLGSEVEASQEAQDSTSELSEVTQLSQTKG; translated from the coding sequence ATGACAACGCCGACGAAAACCCTTTGCCCCTATTGTGGTGTCGGCTGTGGCTTAGAAGTCCAACCGCCGGCCCTACCGGGGAAAACCACAAATCGCGATGAAACTGGGACCCCCACCTGGCGCGTGCGGGGCGATCGCCAACATCCGTCAAGTCGCGGCCGGGTTTGCGTGAAAGGCGCCACAGTCGCCGAATCCCTGGACAAAAACCGGCTCAAATACCCCATGATGCGAGATTCCCTCGATGAGCCATTCCGGCGCGTCAGTTGGGATGACGCCCTCGATCGCATCGTCAATCGGATTCGTCAGATTCGGGTAGCCTATGGCAGCCAGGGGATTTGTATGTATGGCTCGGGCCAGTTCCAAACGGAGGATTATTATATCGCCCAAAAGCTGATGAAAGGCTGTTTGGGAACCAATAACTTTGATGCCAACTCCCGTCTCTGTATGTCCTCGGCGGTGGCAGGCTATATCCAGAGTTTTGGCTCCGATGGCCCCCCCTGTTGCTATGACGATTTGGAAAAAACCGATTGTGCCTTTCTCATTGGCACCAATGCCGCCGAATGTCATCCCATCGCCTTTAACCGCTTGCGGGACTATCACAAGAAAAACCGTAAGGTGAAACTGGTGGTGGTCGATCCTCGGGAAACCCCCACCGCTAAAGCCGCCGATTTACATCTGGCCATCCGCCCCGGAACCGATATTGATTTATTGCATGGCATTGGCCATCTGTTGTTACGCTGGCAGGCCTTTGACTCTCTCTTTATCGAGGATTGTACCCGAGGCTTCCCCGAGTATACCCAGACCCTTCAGAGTTATCCCCCGGAACTGGTGGCTCGCCGTTGCAACATCCGCTTAGATGAGTTGGAACTGGCGGCTCGCTATTGGGCGGAGAATGAGCGGGTGCTGTCGCTGTGGTCTATGGGCCTCAATCAGTCGTCCGAGGGGACCGCTAAGGTGCGATCGCTCATCAATCTCCATCTCATAACCGGTTCCATCGGCAAACCCGGGGCCGGCCCGTTTTCTCTGACGGGACAACCCAATGCCATGGGAGGACGCGAAGCGGGGGGCTTATCCCATCTGCTTCCCGGTTATCGGGTGGTCAAAAACCCCCAACATCGAGCGGAGGTGGAACGCCATTGGCAACTTCCCCCTGGCCAAATCGATGCCACCCCCGGCTTATCCGCTTGGGATATGATGCTGGGACTCGAAGCGGGCCAGGTGCAACTGCTTTGGGTCGCCGCCACCAACCCAGCGGTGAGTATGCCGGATATTGAACGAACCAAGGCCGCCCTACGACGCTCCCCTTTCACCATCTATCAAGATGCCTATTACCCCACGGAAACCGCCGAATATGCCCATGTCCTCCTGCCGGCCGCCCAATGGGGGGAGAAAACGGGAACCATGACCAACTCAGAACGGGTGGTCACCCTCTGTCCGAAATTCCGGGATGCCCCTGGGGAAGCTCGCCCCGATTGGGAAATCTTTGCGGAGGTGGGACGACGATTGGGGTTTGAGAGCCAGTTCCAGTTCGCAGATTCGGCGGCGGTGCATCGGGAGTTTGTTGCCTTGACAAAATCACGGGTTTGTGATATGACTGGCGTCAGTTATGAGCTGTTGCAGGAGCGGACGGTGCAATGGCCGCAGCCCGAGGGGGCGGAGGATGTCCCCGAGACCCGTTATAGTAAGCGGCTTTACGAGGATTTGCGCTTCCCCACTGACGATGGTCGGGCCCGCTTCTGTGCCACCCATACTCGGGGCCTAGCGGAAGCCCCTGACCCGGATTATCCCTTTGTCTTAACCACCGGGCGGGTGTATGAACATTGGCACACGCAAACTCGCACAGGACGGATTCCTAAAATCACCAAGAAGCATCCCCATCCCTTTATTGAAATTCATCCCCGAGATGCCAAGAAATTGGAGATTCTCGATGGGATGTGGGTGATGATTCGATCGCGGCGGGGTGAGGGAAAATTCAAAGCCCAAGTGACGAAGGCGATCGCCCCCGGAACCCTCTTTATCCCCATGCACTGGGGCTTCCTCTGGGCTGAAAACTCCCAAGCTAACGCTCTGACCCATCCCGAGGCCTGTCCCGATTCCCTACAACCAGAACTCAAAGCCTGTGCGGTGCAATTGCAGCCTCTCGGGAGCGAGGTTGAGGCCAGCCAGGAGGCCCAAGACTCCACCTCGGAGTTATCAGAGGTTACTCAGCTGAGTCAGACCAAAGGGTAG
- the narM gene encoding nitrate reductase maturation protein NarM, whose amino-acid sequence MQAATTFFQFEADFVESLRCIPMQVRYKLDTSGVKLKLHHWHQLDSDERQGLVEMPCETTQEIADYRRQLHQWVRDRTGETPKDLALDPDPPWLGEQVPETVREKGRSLDLEISDRQWATLSPLQRFALIKLSRPSHENRNFYPALQEFGLL is encoded by the coding sequence ATGCAGGCAGCAACAACATTTTTTCAATTTGAGGCGGACTTTGTCGAATCCCTCCGCTGCATCCCCATGCAGGTTCGCTATAAACTCGATACCTCTGGCGTGAAGCTCAAACTACACCACTGGCATCAGTTAGACAGCGACGAACGACAGGGCCTCGTAGAGATGCCCTGTGAGACAACCCAGGAGATCGCCGACTATCGACGACAACTCCACCAGTGGGTGCGCGATCGCACCGGGGAGACTCCCAAAGACCTCGCCCTGGACCCTGATCCTCCTTGGCTGGGGGAACAGGTTCCAGAAACGGTGCGGGAGAAGGGGCGATCGCTCGATCTTGAGATCAGCGATCGCCAATGGGCGACCCTCTCTCCCCTTCAGCGGTTCGCACTCATCAAACTCAGTCGCCCCAGTCACGAAAACCGTAATTTTTACCCCGCACTCCAAGAGTTCGGGCTATTGTGA
- a CDS encoding carbohydrate porin — MGGLTLLLGSALPLNSAPNPASQPQQLAQVTSVSQLSDVQPTDWAFQALQSLVERYGCIAGYPDGTFRGNNFMTRYEFAAGLNACLDQIIALVDGGDAIDSGDLLTIRRLQEEFAAELVTLRGRTDRLEARTSELEANQFSTTTILQGEVAFVLADAWGGDGISSNSNNAQTIFANRGRLNLVTSFTGRDRLHTRLQFGNLGNSFADQINTNEGRFAFDGDTDNSLDLNRLHYVFPATDNLQVTVMANAGGHQFYNDTFNPGLEAGGGATGALSRFGERNPIYRSGLGGVGVGLRQRLGDSLELSLGYIARGANNPSEGAGLFNGNYSALGQLVVEPSDRLKFGLTYIHAYDVSQGRRFGFGGTGTQLSNLSPAALAASSNLSQSQLTTPVSSNHYGVQFLWDLSPQFRVGAWGGFTNARLIGLGDAEIWNYALTLSFPDLLLPGNFGALIVGSEPYLGGIDIPGTQNFENETPFHIEGLYKVQVSENISITPGFIWLLNPNQNADNDGAFIGTLRTTFSF; from the coding sequence ATGGGGGGATTAACCCTTCTCCTAGGAAGCGCCCTCCCCCTAAACAGCGCCCCCAATCCCGCCTCGCAACCGCAGCAGTTAGCCCAAGTTACCTCCGTTTCCCAGTTATCGGACGTACAACCCACCGATTGGGCCTTCCAGGCCCTGCAATCCCTCGTGGAACGCTACGGCTGTATTGCCGGTTATCCCGACGGCACCTTTCGTGGCAACAACTTCATGACGCGCTACGAGTTCGCCGCAGGCTTAAACGCCTGTTTAGATCAGATTATTGCCCTAGTCGACGGCGGCGATGCCATTGATAGTGGAGACTTGTTAACAATTCGCCGCCTCCAAGAAGAATTTGCCGCCGAATTGGTCACCCTACGGGGACGGACCGATCGCCTCGAAGCCCGTACCAGCGAACTCGAAGCCAATCAATTCTCCACCACCACCATTCTGCAAGGGGAAGTGGCCTTTGTCCTGGCCGATGCTTGGGGTGGCGATGGCATCTCTAGCAACAGCAACAATGCCCAAACCATCTTCGCCAATCGGGGGCGACTCAACCTCGTCACCAGTTTCACCGGCCGCGATCGCCTCCATACCCGGCTACAATTCGGCAATCTGGGCAACAGCTTCGCCGACCAAATCAACACCAACGAAGGCCGGTTTGCCTTTGACGGTGACACGGACAACAGCCTGGACTTAAACCGCTTGCACTATGTCTTCCCCGCCACGGACAATCTGCAAGTGACTGTCATGGCCAACGCCGGCGGACATCAGTTCTATAACGACACCTTCAACCCGGGCCTCGAAGCCGGGGGTGGGGCAACTGGGGCCTTATCTCGCTTTGGCGAACGCAACCCCATTTATCGCAGTGGCCTCGGCGGTGTTGGGGTTGGCTTGCGGCAACGCTTGGGTGACAGTCTCGAACTCTCTCTCGGCTATATAGCCCGAGGGGCCAACAATCCCAGTGAGGGGGCCGGACTATTTAACGGCAACTATTCCGCCCTGGGCCAGTTAGTGGTGGAACCGAGCGATCGCCTCAAGTTTGGCCTGACCTACATTCATGCCTATGATGTCTCCCAAGGGCGGCGTTTTGGCTTTGGCGGAACCGGAACCCAACTCAGCAACCTCTCCCCCGCTGCCTTAGCCGCCAGTTCCAACCTCTCCCAAAGTCAACTGACAACCCCCGTCTCCAGTAATCACTATGGGGTTCAGTTCCTCTGGGATCTCTCTCCTCAATTCCGGGTGGGGGCTTGGGGAGGCTTCACCAACGCCCGTCTGATTGGCTTAGGAGATGCCGAAATCTGGAACTATGCCCTCACCCTCAGCTTCCCCGATTTACTGCTACCGGGTAACTTTGGGGCCCTGATTGTGGGATCAGAACCTTATCTGGGAGGGATTGATATTCCGGGAACGCAAAACTTCGAGAATGAGACCCCCTTCCACATCGAAGGCCTCTATAAGGTGCAAGTCTCGGAAAATATCTCCATCACCCCCGGCTTTATCTGGTTGCTGAATCCCAACCAAAATGCGGACAACGATGGGGCCTTTATCGGAACCCTACGCACCACCTTCTCGTTTTAA
- a CDS encoding LysR family transcriptional regulator has product MRLEQVEAFLAVVETGSFQKAARLCGVTQSTVSRQVQALETELGLPLLHRQAKASLTVAGDRFLPHASRICREWRNATLEIRELAEGKQTELCVAAIHSICAQFLPPVLQRFCSRRPQVQLRVTSLGSDRALKVLRDGLVDVAIVMNNPRLTLSSEMVVRSLYTETVEVLMAAEHPLTEYQEIPWEALSHYPHVVFKDGYGMQRLVQEAFAQLGQQFYVALELNTLDAFRGMVRQGKMISILPKSALLDADATLAVRPIAKDLRFSSLEREVVAVTTQDRLEIPPIAEFFTLVCEEVPPLVAKTISPSSL; this is encoded by the coding sequence ATGCGATTAGAGCAGGTGGAAGCCTTTTTAGCTGTTGTGGAAACGGGCAGTTTTCAAAAGGCTGCCCGTTTATGTGGGGTAACCCAGTCAACGGTGAGTCGTCAGGTGCAGGCCTTGGAAACGGAGTTGGGGCTTCCCTTGTTACACCGTCAAGCCAAGGCCAGCCTCACCGTGGCCGGCGATCGCTTTCTCCCCCATGCTAGTCGTATCTGTCGCGAGTGGCGCAATGCCACCCTAGAGATTCGGGAATTGGCGGAGGGGAAACAGACTGAGTTATGTGTGGCGGCCATTCACTCGATTTGTGCCCAGTTTTTGCCGCCGGTGTTGCAGCGGTTCTGTTCCCGTCGCCCCCAGGTGCAGTTACGGGTGACCTCCTTAGGGAGCGATCGCGCCCTGAAAGTCTTGCGGGATGGCTTAGTGGATGTGGCCATTGTCATGAACAACCCTCGTCTGACGCTGAGTTCCGAGATGGTGGTGCGATCGCTCTATACTGAAACGGTGGAAGTCCTGATGGCAGCGGAACATCCCCTCACCGAGTATCAGGAGATTCCCTGGGAAGCCCTCAGCCACTATCCCCATGTGGTCTTCAAAGATGGCTATGGAATGCAACGCTTAGTCCAAGAAGCCTTTGCCCAATTAGGACAACAGTTTTACGTCGCCCTAGAACTCAACACCCTGGATGCCTTTCGCGGTATGGTTCGTCAAGGCAAGATGATCTCGATTTTACCGAAATCCGCCCTCTTAGATGCCGATGCAACCTTGGCCGTGCGCCCCATTGCCAAGGACTTACGCTTTAGTTCTTTAGAACGGGAAGTCGTTGCCGTAACAACCCAGGATCGCTTGGAGATTCCCCCCATCGCTGAGTTCTTCACTCTCGTTTGCGAGGAAGTTCCCCCCCTGGTGGCTAAAACCATTTCCCCTTCCTCCCTGTAA
- a CDS encoding anthranilate phosphoribosyltransferase family protein — protein sequence MSYKFRPFIQAVGSGPHTGKNLSREDAAQAMAMMLSSEATPAQIGAFLIAHRIQRPRGEELAGFLDACDRHAKKLPAIDRLVTVLGCPYDGRSRTAPVTVITALGLAVEGVPCLTHGSGRMPTKYGVPLIDIWQGLGVDWTKLEGDRLSTLLGHHGISFYYQPNFFPAAEQLVTYRDQLGKRPPVATMELMWTPYEGNVHLVCGFVHPPTEGLFQTALDLRQQTCFTTVKGLEGSCDLPRSRPAIIGQFGQPGEDNSNPTWERLHLHPIEYDLGGSDAPLESESEYIEMLQRTLAGDNTPITPAAIWNLGFYYWRCGICDGLQQGLTTAEQNLSQGRLMRKVEELRDHVS from the coding sequence ATGAGTTATAAATTTCGTCCCTTCATTCAAGCCGTTGGTAGCGGCCCCCATACTGGAAAAAATCTCAGTCGAGAAGACGCCGCCCAAGCCATGGCGATGATGTTGAGTTCAGAAGCCACGCCTGCCCAAATTGGGGCGTTTTTGATAGCCCATCGCATTCAACGGCCAAGGGGGGAAGAACTCGCAGGGTTTTTGGATGCCTGCGATCGCCATGCCAAGAAACTCCCCGCCATCGACAGATTAGTAACAGTGTTAGGCTGTCCCTACGATGGGCGATCGCGCACCGCCCCCGTTACCGTCATCACCGCCCTGGGCCTAGCCGTAGAAGGAGTCCCCTGTCTGACTCACGGAAGTGGCCGGATGCCCACCAAATATGGGGTTCCCCTGATTGACATTTGGCAAGGATTAGGCGTCGATTGGACAAAACTGGAGGGCGATCGCCTCTCAACCCTTCTGGGCCATCATGGCATTAGTTTTTACTATCAACCCAACTTCTTCCCCGCCGCCGAACAACTCGTCACCTATCGCGATCAACTCGGCAAACGTCCCCCCGTTGCCACCATGGAACTGATGTGGACTCCCTATGAGGGGAACGTCCATCTCGTCTGTGGGTTCGTCCATCCCCCCACCGAAGGCCTGTTTCAAACCGCCTTAGACTTACGCCAACAAACCTGTTTTACCACCGTCAAGGGCCTAGAAGGCAGTTGTGACTTGCCCCGCAGTCGCCCCGCGATTATTGGTCAATTTGGACAACCCGGAGAGGACAACAGCAACCCCACCTGGGAACGACTCCATCTACATCCCATTGAATATGACTTGGGGGGAAGCGATGCACCCCTGGAGTCAGAAAGCGAGTATATCGAGATGTTGCAACGTACCCTCGCTGGAGACAACACTCCCATCACACCGGCCGCCATCTGGAATTTAGGCTTTTATTATTGGCGTTGCGGTATCTGTGACGGGTTACAGCAAGGGTTGACCACCGCCGAACAGAACCTGAGTCAAGGGCGATTGATGAGGAAAGTTGAGGAGTTGCGCGATCATGTCAGTTAA
- a CDS encoding molybdenum cofactor guanylyltransferase — MSVNVKAVILAGGQSRRMGRDKSLVLWEGVPLLRRVYDVAAAVVGDVAVMTPWGDRYQEILPADFEGLADEQPGEGPLVALEQVLRESNSADVDWIWLLGCDLPRLDGAILQGWVNNLENHSSDQFVAVPRSQAGWEPLCGFYRPQVLPQLQEFITLGGRSFQNWLDQVPHLQIPLGEAEKEMLYNCNSLEEGSRE; from the coding sequence ATGTCAGTTAACGTTAAAGCCGTGATTTTAGCCGGGGGCCAGAGTCGCCGCATGGGCCGGGATAAATCTCTGGTCTTGTGGGAGGGAGTCCCCTTGTTGCGGCGGGTGTATGATGTCGCGGCCGCTGTGGTGGGAGATGTGGCCGTGATGACCCCTTGGGGCGATCGCTATCAAGAGATTCTCCCCGCTGATTTTGAAGGATTGGCCGATGAACAGCCAGGAGAGGGGCCCTTAGTGGCCTTGGAACAGGTTTTGCGGGAGTCTAACTCCGCTGACGTAGATTGGATTTGGCTGTTAGGCTGTGATTTACCCCGTCTGGATGGGGCAATTTTGCAGGGCTGGGTGAACAATTTAGAAAACCATTCTTCTGACCAATTCGTGGCTGTTCCCCGTTCTCAAGCCGGCTGGGAACCCCTCTGTGGCTTCTATCGCCCCCAGGTGTTGCCCCAGTTGCAAGAGTTTATCACCCTGGGAGGGCGATCGTTCCAAAATTGGCTCGATCAGGTTCCCCATCTGCAAATTCCCTTAGGCGAGGCAGAAAAAGAGATGCTTTATAATTGTAATTCCTTGGAAGAAGGCAGTAGGGAGTAG
- a CDS encoding DUF2809 domain-containing protein, giving the protein MKFRTARHQRIRRYRRYLAIAMLICIPVGIGTKFYSGILETWVQDSAGGMIYVMFGMFLLGVMFPELAAGAIAIIVFLLTSLIEFSQLSQHPILEAIRTPFIGRLLIGTTFDLWDFLHYSIGCMIGWFLLRQLQRKVLTPKSYHRF; this is encoded by the coding sequence ATGAAATTCCGCACGGCGCGTCACCAGCGTATTCGTCGCTATCGTCGTTATCTGGCGATCGCCATGTTGATCTGCATTCCCGTGGGAATTGGGACCAAGTTCTATAGCGGCATCTTGGAAACCTGGGTTCAGGATTCAGCCGGGGGGATGATCTATGTCATGTTTGGGATGTTTCTCCTGGGGGTTATGTTCCCAGAACTCGCAGCCGGGGCGATCGCCATCATCGTATTTCTCCTCACCAGTCTGATTGAGTTCTCGCAACTCTCGCAACATCCCATCCTAGAAGCCATCCGTACCCCCTTCATCGGCCGCCTCCTCATCGGCACCACCTTCGACCTCTGGGATTTCCTGCACTACAGTATCGGTTGTATGATCGGTTGGTTCCTCCTGCGTCAGTTGCAACGGAAAGTCCTCACCCCAAAGTCCTACCATCGTTTTTAA